One window of Panthera tigris isolate Pti1 chromosome C2, P.tigris_Pti1_mat1.1, whole genome shotgun sequence genomic DNA carries:
- the RSPH1 gene encoding radial spoke head 1 homolog isoform X3, translating into MSDLGSEELEEEGENDLGEYDGERNEAGERHGHGRARLPNGDTYEGSYQHGKRHGQGIYKFKSGARYIGEYVKNKKHGRGTFIYPDGSRYEGEWADDWRHGYGVYYYVNNDTYTGEWFAHQRHGQGTYFYAETGSKYVGTWVNGQQEGMAELIHLNHRYQGKFLNKNPVGPGKYVFDIGCEQHGEYRLTDVERGEEEEEEEVTLMTVVPKWKATSITELALWTPTLPEEQPPADGTIQEEAPGPEGGGEPAEDDQALADLSEGEADLMRPGEDDEDATREEGREDGREELQYGAIDQGNVNFEEEESKQGEQPA; encoded by the exons ATGTCGGACCTGGGCTcggaggagttggaggaggagggagagaacgaTCTTGGG GAGTACGACGGGGAACGGAATGAGGCAGGTGAACGGCACGGACACGGGAGAGCAAGGCTGCCCAACGGGGACACGTATGAAGGGAGCTACCAACACGGTAAAAGGCACGGCCAG GGGATCTACAAGTTTAAAAGCGGCGCTCGATACATAGGAGAatacgttaaaaacaaaaagcatggcCGTGGCACTTTCATATACCCAGATGGATCAAGATATGaag GGGAGTGGGCGGATGACTGGAGACACGGTTACGGCGTCTACTACTACGTCAATAACGACACCTACACCGGAGAGTGGTTTGCTCACCAAAG GCACGGGCAAGGCACCTACTTCTACGCCGAGACGGGCAGTAAGTACGTAGGCACCTGGGTGAACGGACAGCAGGAGGGCATGGCCGAGCTCATTCACCTGAACCACAGGTACCAGGGCAAGTTCTTGAACAAAAAC CCCGTCGGCCCTGGAAAGTACGTGTTCGACATTGGATGTGAGCAGCACGGGGAGTACCGTCTGACAGATGTG gaaagaggagaagaggaagaggaggaggaggtgaccCTGATGACCGTCGTTCCAAAATGGAAGGCCACCAGCATCACAGAACTGGCTCTGTGGACACCGACCCTCCCCGAGGAGCAGCCACCTGCGGACGGAACCATCCAGGAAGAGGCTCCGGGACCCGAGG GTGGCGGGGAGCCCGCGGAGGACGACCAGGCTCTGGCGGACCTTTCCGAGGGGGAGGCTGACCTCATGAGGCCTGGGGAGGACGACGAAGACGCCACCAGGGAGGAGGGGCGCGAGGATGGCCGAGAGGAGCTTCAATACGGCGCCATCGACCAGG gaaatGTTAACTTTGAAGAAGAGGAAAGTAAGCAGGGAGAGCAGCCCGCGTGA
- the RSPH1 gene encoding radial spoke head 1 homolog isoform X1, with translation MSDLGSEELEEEGENDLGEYDGERNEAGERHGHGRARLPNGDTYEGSYQHGKRHGQGIYKFKSGARYIGEYVKNKKHGRGTFIYPDGSRYEVPVFQKSAGTCSEVSRRGQSVREESTHRRRLAKVWRPVMRSRCTGEWADDWRHGYGVYYYVNNDTYTGEWFAHQRHGQGTYFYAETGSKYVGTWVNGQQEGMAELIHLNHRYQGKFLNKNPVGPGKYVFDIGCEQHGEYRLTDVERGEEEEEEEVTLMTVVPKWKATSITELALWTPTLPEEQPPADGTIQEEAPGPEGGGEPAEDDQALADLSEGEADLMRPGEDDEDATREEGREDGREELQYGAIDQGNVNFEEEESKQGEQPA, from the exons ATGTCGGACCTGGGCTcggaggagttggaggaggagggagagaacgaTCTTGGG GAGTACGACGGGGAACGGAATGAGGCAGGTGAACGGCACGGACACGGGAGAGCAAGGCTGCCCAACGGGGACACGTATGAAGGGAGCTACCAACACGGTAAAAGGCACGGCCAG GGGATCTACAAGTTTAAAAGCGGCGCTCGATACATAGGAGAatacgttaaaaacaaaaagcatggcCGTGGCACTTTCATATACCCAGATGGATCAAGATATGaag TTCCAGTATTTCAGAAATCAGCAGGAACCTGCTCGGAGGTGAGTCGGCGGGGACAATCAGTGAGGGAAGAGTCCACGCACAGACGCCGTTTGGCAAAGGTGTGGCGTCCAGTCATGCGGAGCAGGTGCACAG GGGAGTGGGCGGATGACTGGAGACACGGTTACGGCGTCTACTACTACGTCAATAACGACACCTACACCGGAGAGTGGTTTGCTCACCAAAG GCACGGGCAAGGCACCTACTTCTACGCCGAGACGGGCAGTAAGTACGTAGGCACCTGGGTGAACGGACAGCAGGAGGGCATGGCCGAGCTCATTCACCTGAACCACAGGTACCAGGGCAAGTTCTTGAACAAAAAC CCCGTCGGCCCTGGAAAGTACGTGTTCGACATTGGATGTGAGCAGCACGGGGAGTACCGTCTGACAGATGTG gaaagaggagaagaggaagaggaggaggaggtgaccCTGATGACCGTCGTTCCAAAATGGAAGGCCACCAGCATCACAGAACTGGCTCTGTGGACACCGACCCTCCCCGAGGAGCAGCCACCTGCGGACGGAACCATCCAGGAAGAGGCTCCGGGACCCGAGG GTGGCGGGGAGCCCGCGGAGGACGACCAGGCTCTGGCGGACCTTTCCGAGGGGGAGGCTGACCTCATGAGGCCTGGGGAGGACGACGAAGACGCCACCAGGGAGGAGGGGCGCGAGGATGGCCGAGAGGAGCTTCAATACGGCGCCATCGACCAGG gaaatGTTAACTTTGAAGAAGAGGAAAGTAAGCAGGGAGAGCAGCCCGCGTGA
- the RSPH1 gene encoding radial spoke head 1 homolog isoform X2, translating to MSDLGSEELEEEGENDLGEYDGERNEAGERHGHGRARLPNGDTYEGSYQHGKRHGQGIYKFKSGARYIGEYVKNKKHGRGTFIYPDGSRYEVFQKSAGTCSEVSRRGQSVREESTHRRRLAKVWRPVMRSRCTGEWADDWRHGYGVYYYVNNDTYTGEWFAHQRHGQGTYFYAETGSKYVGTWVNGQQEGMAELIHLNHRYQGKFLNKNPVGPGKYVFDIGCEQHGEYRLTDVERGEEEEEEEVTLMTVVPKWKATSITELALWTPTLPEEQPPADGTIQEEAPGPEGGGEPAEDDQALADLSEGEADLMRPGEDDEDATREEGREDGREELQYGAIDQGNVNFEEEESKQGEQPA from the exons ATGTCGGACCTGGGCTcggaggagttggaggaggagggagagaacgaTCTTGGG GAGTACGACGGGGAACGGAATGAGGCAGGTGAACGGCACGGACACGGGAGAGCAAGGCTGCCCAACGGGGACACGTATGAAGGGAGCTACCAACACGGTAAAAGGCACGGCCAG GGGATCTACAAGTTTAAAAGCGGCGCTCGATACATAGGAGAatacgttaaaaacaaaaagcatggcCGTGGCACTTTCATATACCCAGATGGATCAAGATATGaag TATTTCAGAAATCAGCAGGAACCTGCTCGGAGGTGAGTCGGCGGGGACAATCAGTGAGGGAAGAGTCCACGCACAGACGCCGTTTGGCAAAGGTGTGGCGTCCAGTCATGCGGAGCAGGTGCACAG GGGAGTGGGCGGATGACTGGAGACACGGTTACGGCGTCTACTACTACGTCAATAACGACACCTACACCGGAGAGTGGTTTGCTCACCAAAG GCACGGGCAAGGCACCTACTTCTACGCCGAGACGGGCAGTAAGTACGTAGGCACCTGGGTGAACGGACAGCAGGAGGGCATGGCCGAGCTCATTCACCTGAACCACAGGTACCAGGGCAAGTTCTTGAACAAAAAC CCCGTCGGCCCTGGAAAGTACGTGTTCGACATTGGATGTGAGCAGCACGGGGAGTACCGTCTGACAGATGTG gaaagaggagaagaggaagaggaggaggaggtgaccCTGATGACCGTCGTTCCAAAATGGAAGGCCACCAGCATCACAGAACTGGCTCTGTGGACACCGACCCTCCCCGAGGAGCAGCCACCTGCGGACGGAACCATCCAGGAAGAGGCTCCGGGACCCGAGG GTGGCGGGGAGCCCGCGGAGGACGACCAGGCTCTGGCGGACCTTTCCGAGGGGGAGGCTGACCTCATGAGGCCTGGGGAGGACGACGAAGACGCCACCAGGGAGGAGGGGCGCGAGGATGGCCGAGAGGAGCTTCAATACGGCGCCATCGACCAGG gaaatGTTAACTTTGAAGAAGAGGAAAGTAAGCAGGGAGAGCAGCCCGCGTGA